A window of Photobacterium sp. GJ3 contains these coding sequences:
- the polA gene encoding DNA polymerase I, which translates to MATIPENPLILIDGSSYLYRAYHAAPNFTNSDGEPTGAVYGVVNMLRSLLRQFATEHIAVVFDAKGKTFRDELYPEYKAHRPPMPDDLRAQIEPLHAIIKAMGLPLICEPGVEADDVIGTLACQASQAGMPVLISTGDKDMAQLVDDNITLINTMTGVVMDADGVREKFGIGPELIIDYLALMGDKVDNIPGVPGVGDKTATALLTGIGGLKDLYDHLDAIPALGFRGSKTMPKKLEEHREAALMSYELATIKLDVALEFSPQDLQKGTPDTDELTRLFGKLQFRRWLAEMLDGSDGRIVADGAATIATEEAPEVASMPAPVIERSGYEVVLDEARFAEWLTILKNSDVFAFDTETDSLDYMVANLVGVSFAVEEGKAAYVPVAHDYLDAPQQLDRNWVIAQLKPLLEDPEQAKVGQNLKYDASVLARYDVAMQGIRFDTMLESYVYNSVVGRHDMDSLSLRYLEHKTISFEEIAGKGKKQLTFNQIDLEQAGPYAAEDADITLRLHNLLIAKLNADPKLKSVFETIEMPLVPVLSRVERTGVLLDVAKLHQQSDEIAKRLDEIQADAYEVAGEEFNLSSPKQLQAILFEKMGLPVVKKTPSGTPSTNEEVLQELALDYPLPKLILEHRGLAKLKSTYTDKLPRMINPTTKRVHTSYHQAVAKTGRLSSTDPNLQNIPIRNEQGRRIRQAFIAPEGYQILAVDYSQIELRIMAHLSGDKALLDAFREGKDIHAATAAEILGISIEEVSSEQRRRAKAINFGLIYGMSAFGLAKQLGMGRNEAQEYMNIYFERYPGVLEYMESTRSQASEQGYVETLFGRRLYLPDIKSRNAIRRKAAEREAINAPMQGTAADIIKRAMIAVDTWLQTQDSSRVRLLMQVHDELVFEVQTSALDEVAKSVCELMEAAAELDVPLIAEAGSGENWDQAH; encoded by the coding sequence ATGGCAACGATTCCTGAAAACCCACTGATCCTGATCGATGGCTCCTCGTATCTTTACCGCGCCTATCACGCGGCACCGAACTTCACGAACTCAGACGGTGAACCGACCGGTGCAGTCTATGGTGTGGTCAACATGCTGCGCAGTTTGCTGCGTCAGTTTGCCACCGAACATATTGCTGTCGTGTTTGATGCGAAAGGAAAGACCTTTCGTGACGAGCTCTATCCCGAGTATAAAGCGCATCGACCTCCGATGCCGGATGATTTGCGTGCCCAGATAGAACCGCTGCACGCCATCATTAAAGCCATGGGGCTGCCCCTGATTTGTGAGCCGGGTGTGGAAGCGGACGATGTGATCGGAACCTTGGCCTGTCAGGCATCTCAGGCGGGTATGCCCGTGCTGATCAGTACCGGTGATAAAGACATGGCCCAGCTGGTGGATGACAACATCACGCTGATCAACACCATGACCGGCGTGGTGATGGATGCTGATGGTGTGCGGGAAAAGTTCGGGATTGGTCCGGAACTGATCATCGATTATCTGGCGCTGATGGGAGATAAAGTCGATAACATTCCGGGTGTTCCCGGCGTGGGCGATAAAACCGCAACGGCCTTACTGACAGGCATTGGCGGCCTGAAAGATTTGTATGACCATCTGGATGCGATTCCGGCGCTGGGTTTCCGGGGCTCGAAAACCATGCCGAAAAAGCTGGAAGAGCACCGTGAGGCAGCATTGATGTCTTACGAGCTGGCGACAATCAAGCTGGATGTTGCACTGGAATTCAGTCCGCAGGATCTGCAGAAAGGCACGCCGGATACCGACGAGCTGACCCGGTTGTTCGGAAAACTGCAATTCCGTCGCTGGCTGGCTGAAATGCTGGATGGCAGCGATGGCCGGATTGTCGCGGATGGGGCCGCCACGATTGCGACAGAGGAAGCGCCGGAAGTGGCGAGTATGCCAGCCCCTGTGATTGAGCGCAGTGGTTATGAAGTGGTGCTGGATGAAGCACGCTTCGCCGAGTGGCTGACAATCCTGAAAAATTCGGATGTTTTTGCGTTCGATACCGAAACCGACAGTCTGGATTATATGGTCGCGAACCTGGTCGGTGTGTCCTTTGCGGTTGAAGAAGGGAAAGCGGCTTACGTACCGGTCGCCCACGATTATCTGGATGCCCCGCAGCAGCTGGATCGCAATTGGGTGATTGCGCAGCTCAAGCCGTTACTGGAAGATCCGGAGCAGGCAAAAGTTGGCCAGAACCTGAAGTATGATGCCAGTGTGCTGGCTCGATATGATGTGGCGATGCAGGGCATTCGCTTTGACACCATGCTGGAATCTTATGTGTATAACAGTGTGGTGGGCCGGCATGACATGGACAGCCTGTCGCTGCGTTATCTGGAACACAAAACCATCAGTTTTGAAGAGATTGCCGGTAAAGGTAAAAAGCAGCTGACGTTTAATCAGATCGATCTGGAGCAGGCGGGGCCGTATGCGGCCGAAGATGCGGACATCACCTTGCGTCTTCATAACCTGCTGATTGCGAAACTGAATGCGGATCCAAAGCTGAAGTCGGTATTTGAAACCATTGAAATGCCGCTGGTACCGGTCCTGTCCCGCGTGGAGCGTACCGGCGTTTTGCTGGATGTTGCGAAACTGCATCAGCAGTCGGACGAAATTGCCAAGCGACTGGATGAGATTCAGGCGGATGCTTATGAGGTTGCCGGCGAGGAATTCAATCTCAGTTCACCCAAGCAGTTGCAGGCGATTCTGTTTGAGAAAATGGGCTTGCCTGTGGTGAAGAAAACGCCGTCTGGCACCCCATCTACCAATGAAGAAGTGTTGCAGGAACTGGCGCTGGATTATCCGCTGCCGAAATTGATCCTGGAGCATCGCGGTCTGGCCAAACTGAAGTCCACCTATACCGATAAACTGCCACGGATGATCAATCCGACAACCAAGCGGGTCCATACCTCTTATCATCAGGCGGTCGCGAAAACCGGGCGTCTGTCGTCAACGGATCCAAACCTGCAGAATATTCCAATCCGAAATGAGCAGGGCCGTCGGATCCGCCAGGCATTTATTGCGCCGGAAGGCTATCAGATCCTGGCAGTGGATTACTCTCAGATTGAACTGCGGATCATGGCCCATTTATCTGGCGACAAAGCGCTGCTGGATGCGTTCCGCGAGGGTAAAGATATCCACGCCGCCACGGCAGCAGAGATCCTGGGGATTTCGATTGAGGAAGTCAGCAGTGAGCAGCGTCGCCGAGCGAAAGCCATCAACTTTGGTTTGATTTACGGCATGAGCGCTTTCGGACTGGCGAAACAGCTGGGCATGGGCCGAAATGAAGCGCAGGAGTATATGAACATTTACTTTGAGCGTTATCCGGGCGTGCTGGAATATATGGAAAGTACCCGATCTCAGGCGAGCGAGCAGGGTTATGTAGAAACCCTGTTTGGCCGTCGTTTATATCTGCCGGATATCAAATCCCGGAATGCGATTCGCCGTAAGGCCGCTGAACGGGAGGCGATTAACGCCCCGATGCAGGGGACAGCCGCAGACATTATTAAGCGTGCCATGATTGCCGTTGATACCTGGCTGCAAACGCAGGACAGCAGCCGCGTGCGTTTGCTGATGCAGGTACACGATGAATTGGTGTTTGAAGTCCAGACTTCAGCGCTGGATGAGGTGGCCAAGTCGGTCTGCGAATTGATGGAAGCCGCCGCAGAGCTGGACGTCCCTTTGATTGCAGAAGCCGGCAGCGGTGAGAACTGGGATCAGGCGCATTAA
- a CDS encoding GNAT family N-acetyltransferase, translating to MDIREASLAEAAAVLARISEFDHPETEESLASRVRGRSPLILVAEEQGKLIGVKIGYRLSETCYYSWLGGVVPEGRQKGVAQALMLAQEVWVKAQGYQELRVKSRNRFPSMLRLLLRNGYQIEHMEKKDGIEDYRLHFVKFGLDRPK from the coding sequence ATGGACATACGTGAAGCGTCGCTGGCGGAAGCGGCGGCGGTCTTAGCCCGAATCAGCGAATTTGATCATCCGGAAACAGAAGAAAGCCTCGCGAGTCGGGTTCGCGGGCGTAGTCCCTTGATTCTGGTGGCTGAAGAGCAAGGCAAGCTGATTGGTGTGAAAATTGGCTACCGCTTATCGGAGACCTGTTATTACAGCTGGCTGGGCGGCGTGGTGCCGGAAGGGCGACAGAAAGGCGTCGCACAGGCATTGATGCTGGCTCAGGAAGTCTGGGTGAAAGCCCAGGGGTATCAGGAACTCCGGGTGAAGTCCCGAAATCGCTTTCCTTCGATGCTGAGATTACTGCTGCGCAATGGTTATCAGATTGAGCATATGGAAAAGAAAGACGGGATTGAAGATTACCGTCTGCATTTCGTTAAGTTTGGTTTGGATCGGCCTAAATGA
- the elbB gene encoding isoprenoid biosynthesis glyoxalase ElbB, translated as MKKVAVILSGAGVFDGSEIHEAVLALHAIEQAGASWHCFAPDMDQHHVINHMTGEPMHETRNVLVEASRIARGQIQNITELSARDFDALLLPGGFGAAKNLSDFAFQGAQCQIHPEVKRACQEFAKAQKPAGYLCIAPVLIPQIYGKDAKGTIGNDKDVASAFRAMGGDHIDCPVDEFVLDQERCLLSTPAYMMAGSISEAASGINKLVQHLVKIA; from the coding sequence ATGAAGAAGGTTGCAGTGATTTTAAGCGGCGCCGGTGTCTTTGACGGCAGTGAGATCCATGAAGCTGTTCTGGCGCTCCATGCAATTGAGCAGGCTGGTGCAAGCTGGCACTGTTTTGCACCGGATATGGATCAGCACCATGTGATCAATCACATGACTGGCGAACCCATGCATGAAACCCGTAATGTGCTGGTGGAAGCGTCTCGGATCGCCCGGGGTCAGATCCAGAATATCACCGAGCTCAGTGCCCGTGATTTCGATGCGCTGCTATTGCCTGGTGGCTTTGGCGCAGCCAAAAACCTGTCTGACTTTGCCTTTCAGGGCGCACAGTGTCAGATCCACCCTGAAGTCAAACGGGCCTGTCAGGAATTTGCCAAAGCACAAAAACCAGCGGGCTACCTGTGTATTGCACCGGTCTTGATCCCACAGATATACGGCAAAGATGCGAAAGGAACCATCGGAAATGATAAAGACGTTGCCAGTGCTTTTCGCGCCATGGGCGGCGATCACATCGACTGTCCTGTGGATGAATTTGTACTGGATCAGGAACGCTGTCTGCTGAGTACGCCCGCCTATATGATGGCTGGCAGTATTTCGGAAGCTGCCAGCGGGATCAACAAGCTGGTACAGCATCTGGTGAAAATTGCCTGA